The DNA window TCTTCTGGAACTCAATAACCTCTTTCGACGTTCTGATTTCTTTAATTGGTCGATCAATTAAAATTTTCTTAACGCCAAAATGGTAACATGGTAAGATGATCTCATTTTCAGGTGAGATTACGATAACTCTTGAAACTGCTTTGCACGAAGGATTGTTGATATCATTTCCTCCTCTTCTCCTCAATTCCAAGAATGATGAATTTATATAAATATCAGGCTTATCCTTGGTGAATTCGTCTATGAGGTTTACTGCTTCCATCGATAGTCCATCATTTCCAAAGTAAGAAAATACAGGATTTACTATTAAAACTAGTTCATGCTTTACTGCTAAATCATACATAGCTGGAAGCTTCTTGTATGTATTATTAGTTACAGTAAATAAAATGTCAGGATATTCACCGAGACTTTTTGCAATACGAATAGAATTCATAACCGAATCGAAGCAACTAACTTTCCGAATCTCATCATGCTCTTCTCTAATGGGTGAATCAAGTGAAAAGTGAAGCAGATTGACTTTTCCAGCAAGTCTTTCAGCAAACTTTGGATAGAGAAGGCAATTTGTAGTTATGCTGGTTTGCATGCTATGCTTTTTTGCATGCTCAACATAACGATGAATATTTTTGTGAAGCAGTGGCTCACCACCGGTAAAGTCAATAAATTTGACACCAAGTTGTTTTACTTCATTTAGATTACGGAATACATCCTCATCTTTTGCAAATCCGGTTTTATTTAAATCAGTAGACGAGCCGAAGTGACAGAATTCACAATCTGCATTGCAGCGATATGTCAAATAATAATTGCAAAGGAGAAGCATTAGTACTTTCGTTCCTTCCAAACAATCTTTTTGTCAAATGCGACAAGCATAGGGAGAATCAGCACATAAACCGTAAAATAGATTTCAAATGAAATAAAATATTTCAACTGCCTCAAAACTCCAAATCGCTTCATTGGGATAGAAATAAAAATTAGATCACTGATAATTTTCAAGCTCATCATTGAAAGCGTTAATACAGATCCGAAAAGTATTTGAAATATAAAAAGTAAATGAGCAAGAAATCCCCATGCCATAACAAAGTATCCGGCAAATTTACTGTCAAGCCCGCCGGTTCCCCATCGATGTTTCTGTCTGTACAGTGTTCGAAAGTCATCACAAGGTGCCGAAATGTTTAATGCATTGGGATTTGCAGGATAAACAATCTTATAGTTAGTTGATGAATGAATCTTATGGAGTAAGGCAAAATCTTCAGTAACACTGAATTTTATGCTCTGATAGCCGCCAACCATTTCATAAGCTTTTCTTCGATATGCCATGTTGTTTCCAATGCAACTCAAAGGGACGCCAAGATTTATGGTGCCGGAAGCCACGGTCAACAGATAGATCCAATCAAGATTTTGCATTCCAGTAAATTGAGAATACGATTGTTGAAGAGTGAAGCCACATACAACTCCTACTTCATCAGCAAAATACTTAATCTGAGTTTTAATCCAATCTGATTTAACTTCACAATCAGCATCCGTGGTAAATACAATTTCGCCATGCGAAATATTCAAAGCATTAACGACTGCATTTGTTTTACCTGGTTTTGAAATTATATTTTCATTCGGAATAACTTTCTTGATAAAATTGAATCGATTTACAAATTCGTCTATAATACTTCCTGTTCCATCAGTCGAAAAGTCATCGACCATCAAAATCTCTAATTTAGTTTTTGGATAATCAATTTTTGAAAGCGATTCTAGACAGGCGCGAATATTTTTTTCTTCATTACGCGCAGCGACAACAATCGATACTGTGGGTTCATATTGTTCATTACGCGGCAGATTCTGTCTAAATCCGAATAAAAATACAATTTGCTGCAAAATGTAAAAAGCAACAATTACTAAAAGTATGATCTCAAAAGTTGAAAGTTCGGGCAAAACTAAAACCTTTGTCGTTTAAGATAGAAATTGAATCTTGCAAAGCAGGTCCGATGATTTCAGAAGTATATTCATTATCATGAAACAAAATTATTGAATTTCGCTGTTTAATTTCCATAACATTATTTCTGATTCTTGCTTGTTCACCGTACCAGTCCTCTGTTAATTTTGTCCACATCATCGTTTTAAGTCCAATATCAGCAGATATTTTTTTCATTTTCCCTTTCAGTCTTCCAAAGGGTGGACGAAATAATTTGAGATTATTCGGAAAATTTTCGATCACATTCTGACACTCAAAAATTTGCTCACGAATATTTTCAATCCCAGTAAGAAATAAATTTTTGAAATGAGAATGCGAATGATTAGCGATGTAACTGCCTTGATCAACAATTGATTTAACTAAATCTAAATTTTGCACTGCATTTTCACCGATCAGAAAAAAAATTGCTTTAAGATTGTTTTTCGTGAGCACGTCAAGGACTTTTTTTGTTGCCCTTGGATGTGGTCCATCATCGAATGTTAATACTAATTCGTCAATAGTGTTTTCCCAAATAATATCTCGAAATATGGTTTTCACCAAAACCGGCGGAGAAGTTAAGCTAATCATTTACCTAGCAAATGTCCTTCCCTTCCAAACAAACTTTTTTAAATAGCCGAGTGCAGGAATGATTATAATAAATGGTATGTGCAAAAGCTCAGCAATGGGAATATAAGATAGATATTTCTGGAGTGTTAAATATCTAAATGAAACAGATAGAAAGATAAAATCCAAAATCATTTTAGTGAAAAATACAGCTAAGAATATTTTTAATACTGATATTGAAAATAAACTGCAAATAAACAAAACACCTAAAGAAAAGTAGAAAAGATAAATCAAAGACAAAGGCAGCAGCATCAATTTATTTCTATAATATCTAACCTTGGAAACCCATCTCATTCTTTGATTTAGAAAGTCAGATAAACTTACACACGCATCCGTATAGGTCAGACTATCCTCTAAATAACAAAACTTCACTATTTTTTTTGTTTGAAAATGTATTTTCTGCATTAAAAATTCTTCGTCACCAGAGACAAGAGCAGAGTTATCTTGAAAACCATTTACATCATAAAATAGTTCACGGCGATAAGCGCAAGTCGCCCCGTTAGCAATAAGCGGATTTTTATTATTTATCATGGCGCTGCCTATGGCAACAAGACTTCCAAATTCTAAGGTCTGAAGTTTTTGGAAAATGTTTTTTTGATTTGCATAAATAACCGGTCCAGCTACAAATCCTGTGTCAGAATCGAATGAAGAAATTAAATTCTCGATCCAGTATTTATCATGCCAACAATCAGCATCCGTTGTAACAATGATTTCCCCGGTTGAGTTTTTAATACCATATTCTATTGCAGCTTTCTTTCCAGATACATGTGGAAGAACATTATTGAGTGATAAATATTTTACATTCTTATACTTATCGAATTTTTGGGCAATCAAGTCTGAGCTGTCGGTTGAATGATCATCAATTAAGATAATTTCAATTAAATTACTCTCATAGGATTGATTCAATATTGATAACAAACATCTCTCCAAATTCTTTTGTTCATTACGAAATGGAATTATCAAACTTACCTTAAAACTATTTTTGTACTTACTTGTTTTTGTTCGTAACGCTCCAATAGTTAAGTACAAGATAAATATTGAATAAATAAATGTAAGAGCTCCAGTAATAATTTGTAAGATTAGCATCACCTTAAGAAGCAAAGTTGAACTTGCTTTTAATAATAAAGTAAAGCCCAATCAATGAAGGAAGAAGCAAATTCAAAAAGAATAACATTAGTGCCGCATTAAAAGCCGCAGCTTCGCTAACACCGTAAATCCCTAAAAAATAAACTGAAGCGCTTTCTCTTATTCCTATTTCACCAAAAGTAACTGAAGGAACCAAAGTTTTAGCAAAAAACATTAAAACGCTGCATAAAATAAAATAGAAGTATCCCCCATTCGATTCGAAAGTCATCACCAAGAATGCAAATTGTACTACAAGGATGATATAATTGAATAACGCCAGCGAAGTCAATTTTAGAAACGATGTACTTTCTAGCTTGTCGATCTGTTGAACAATTGTGTGTACAACCTTAAATTTCACCTTTATATTTTTGCGGCGTTCTTGGATATGAAGGTAAAATTTCTTCGAGAATAGCAGCAGGAAAATCAAATAAAAAAAGAAGCTGAACAAAACGAATAAACTAGAAACAATCAAATAGCTTACCTTGTAATAAAATGACAAGAAGAATATACTAGTTATTCCACCCCAAAATACAACATTCAATAGAAGTGAAAACTTATCTAATACTGTCATAGTAATTATTTCAGTTACGGTGAATTCTTTCAGAGGAATTTTTCTGCCAAGGTATTCCCCCACTCGAATTGGAGTGATAATGCCTGCTGAATATCCGGTGAAAAGAGATTTAATGACATCCAGTTTCGAAACAGAAGTATTTTGAATTTTCAGAATATATCGCCACCGAATATACTGAGAATAGATGTTCAAAATGGACAATAATACCCCAACTGAAAAAAATAAATAATTCAGACTATCAAATGCCTCAATCAACTTAGTTACAGAAATTCGATTAACCAAATAAATTACTAACACAGCAGAAATTAATATTTTAAAGATAATTGCTGCGATTGATTTAGCTCGAGCAGATACTCTTAAATTTATCGTTCTCAACATATTGTAAATTAAATCACTTCTATTTCAATATAAAGAAAATTGATTTTATAATTCATCAAATTAATTCATATTTTTGTGTTGGCTAATTTGATCGGTACAATTACCGATGCCCGGAGGGAACTCCGGTCTTTTTAAATAAAATGAGGATATTATGTTTATTAATTTTTCTGACATCCCCGAATCCCCAAACATTTTTTTAGATTATCTTTATGAATTCGAAAACGTGGCAAAGTTTTTCCCAACAAATTTTCGAAATGAGGAACATGTCAGCAAAGTCTTATCAAGTGTCAGAAAAAGTGAAAAAGAACGCGAAAGGTTAGTTGCGTTTCTACGCGAGCAGAATCCAACCGGCAAAGTTTCATCTTTAACATCGTCAAACATTGAAACATTAAAATTTCAGAATTCATTCGCAGTAATTACTGGACAGCAATTGGGATTTGCTACAGGCCCGCTTTATACAATTTATAAAACAATTACATCAATAAAGCTTGCAAAATTTCTTTCAGAGAAATACTCAGATTATAATTTTGTTCCTGTGTTTTGGCTTGAAGGCGATGACCATGATTTTGATGAAGTACGTTCATTCAAAGTTCTTGATAATGAAAACAGTATAACTACAATTTCATACGATGATGGATTGGACGCAGAAACAAACCGAGGCCCAATGGGTGAATATACTTTCGATATGACTGTAGAACATAATTTTGAGAAACTTAAAGTTTCACTGAGGGAAACAGAGTTTAAAAGTTCGTTGATTGAGATGCTTTCGAAGCATTACCATGCAGGAGCAACTTTTAAATCTGCTTTCATTGGTCTGATGAGAGAATTTTTTGATGAGTATGGCTTAGTTATATTTGATCCGCAGAGCGGAATTGTCAAAGACAGTCTAAGAAACATCTTTAAGAAGGATGTCGAACAGTTTCGGTTCATAGCCGAAGAGTTAATACTTAGAAGTGCGAGTCTTGAAGAACTTTATCACGCTCAAGTTAAAATTAAACCTATTAATTTATTCTACATTGAAGACAGCGGAAGATATGCAATTGATCCGACCGAAACAGATTTTCGCTTAAAAGGTAAAAGAAAAAAATTCGCTATTGAAGAATTATTCGAGCAAATCGATTTCTTTCCGGAAAAAATCAGTCCGAATGTGATCCTTCGCCCAATTTGTCAAGATTATTTATTTCCAACAGCGTTTTACGTTGGTGGTCCATCTGAGATAAGTTACCATGCTCAGATCGTTCCATATTACGAAATACTGAATTTAACTCAGCCAGTTTTGTATCCTCGTGCAAGTGCGACAATTATCGAATCACGCGTTCAGCAAATTTTGGATAAACACGAACTTAAGCTTCAAGATTTTTTCCATGACAATGAACAATTGGCATTAAAAATTGCAGATAGTTCTTCCGAGATAAAAGTTGCGGATATATTTAGCCGAGTGGAAAAAGAATTTCTTGCTGTGTTCGAAGGATTATCAGAGGATATAGGTTTGATCGATCAAACACTGATAGATGTTGTGTCGGGCGCAAAACTAAAAACAGATCAATATTTGAATGTTGTCAGGGAAAAAACTCTCGCTGCTCAGAAAAGAAAGAACGAAGTAATTTTCAGACAAATTTATAAAACATCAAATGTATTGTATCCGGATGAAAACTTGCAGGAGCGCGAATTGAATTTTATTTACTTTGCCAATAAGTATGGTTTAGATTTTATCAAATTCGTCTATGATAATTTAGCAATAGACAAATTTGAGCATCAGATCATTAATCTCTAACTGAAGTGACGCAGAATGGCCTTATGGTCATGTTGAGTCCGCCTCGGCGGACGAAACATCTAAAAAACAATGATATTTGCATAATTAGATTCTTCACTTCGTTCAGAATGACTGTTTTGCGTAACTTCAGTCTCTAATATTTCAATGAGTGACTTATTAAATTCTTCTTTCACTATCAGCATCAAAGAAGTAACATCTTTTTAAATCAAATCCTAACACAGTTTTCATACTTGCTTTCAAGTTCATACTAGAATCGATCTTAGCAATGATCTGCTCGCCTTCAATTTGAAAATATAGAAATTCTTCTTTTCCCATTGGTTCAACGACTTCAATGTTTGCCTGGATGAGAACGGTTGAAGGGTTTTCACCTATAGCATCTGTTATTTCAAAATCCTCCGGCCTGATTCCTAAAAATATTTTCTTGTCGATGTATTTATTAAGATTCTTGTCTTCCATTTTTTTTATTTCAAACACTAAGTCTGAATTAATTGATTTGAATTTTAATCCATTTTCAGAAATAATTTTTCCACTAATAAAATTCATTGATGGACTACCAATGAAGCCGGCAACAAACTTATTTGCAGGTTGATAATACAAATTTAATGGTGTATCAATTTGATGAACAATTCCGTCCTTCATCACAACAATTCTATCGCCCATTGTCATTGCTTCGACTTGGTCGTGAGTAACATAAATCATTGTCGCTTCAAGTCTTTGATGCAGCTTTGAAATTTCTGTACGCATTTGTACGCGGAGCTTTGCGTCAAGATTGCTCAGAGGTTCATCGAACAAAAATACTTTTGGTTTCCTGACAATCGCTCTTCCCACTGCAACTCGCTGGCGCTGCCCGCCGCTAAGCTGTTTAGGTTTTCTTTTTAACAGATTTTCTATTCCAAGGATTTTGGATGCTTCTTCAACTCTATTCTTGATTTCATCTTTAGAAAATTTTCTGATCTTTAATCCAAAAGCCATGTTATCAAATACATTCATATGGGGATAGAGAGCATAATTCTGAAATACCATTGCAATATCACGGTCTTTTGGTGGCACATCATTCATCAATTTTTCATCAATGTATAATTCACCCTCGGTGATTTCTTCAAGTCCAGCTACCATCCTGAGTGTTGTTGATTTACCGCAGCCTGAGGGTCCGACTAACACAACAAATTCTTTATCCTTCACAGTCAGATTAACGTCTTGAGCAGCAACAACATTTCCCTCATAAACTTTTTTAACATTGATTAATTTGACTTCTGCCAATGTTTGCTCCAGATATTATTTTAACAACCAGTTTTTCAATTTGTTATCAAACACATCTTTGTCCAGCTGAATGGAATCGTATCTGCCTGATATGCGAAATTGTTTTTCTGCTTCAAATAGACATACGGCGGCAGCAACAGATACATTCAAACTTTGAATCATTCCATGCATTGGGATTCTGAAAGAAAAAT is part of the Ignavibacteria bacterium genome and encodes:
- a CDS encoding radical SAM protein, with protein sequence MLLLCNYYLTYRCNADCEFCHFGSSTDLNKTGFAKDEDVFRNLNEVKQLGVKFIDFTGGEPLLHKNIHRYVEHAKKHSMQTSITTNCLLYPKFAERLAGKVNLLHFSLDSPIREEHDEIRKVSCFDSVMNSIRIAKSLGEYPDILFTVTNNTYKKLPAMYDLAVKHELVLIVNPVFSYFGNDGLSMEAVNLIDEFTKDKPDIYINSSFLELRRRGGNDINNPSCKAVSRVIVISPENEIILPCYHFGVKKILIDRPIKEIRTSKEVIEFQKKEGRFDFCQGCTVNCYFEPSFAFPTNLYGVLSIPSKFYYGFNKLVKQKILKFGKKILG
- a CDS encoding glycosyltransferase, translated to MPELSTFEIILLVIVAFYILQQIVFLFGFRQNLPRNEQYEPTVSIVVAARNEEKNIRACLESLSKIDYPKTKLEILMVDDFSTDGTGSIIDEFVNRFNFIKKVIPNENIISKPGKTNAVVNALNISHGEIVFTTDADCEVKSDWIKTQIKYFADEVGVVCGFTLQQSYSQFTGMQNLDWIYLLTVASGTINLGVPLSCIGNNMAYRRKAYEMVGGYQSIKFSVTEDFALLHKIHSSTNYKIVYPANPNALNISAPCDDFRTLYRQKHRWGTGGLDSKFAGYFVMAWGFLAHLLFIFQILFGSVLTLSMMSLKIISDLIFISIPMKRFGVLRQLKYFISFEIYFTVYVLILPMLVAFDKKIVWKERKY
- a CDS encoding polysaccharide deacetylase family protein, which gives rise to MISLTSPPVLVKTIFRDIIWENTIDELVLTFDDGPHPRATKKVLDVLTKNNLKAIFFLIGENAVQNLDLVKSIVDQGSYIANHSHSHFKNLFLTGIENIREQIFECQNVIENFPNNLKLFRPPFGRLKGKMKKISADIGLKTMMWTKLTEDWYGEQARIRNNVMEIKQRNSIILFHDNEYTSEIIGPALQDSISILNDKGFSFARTFNF
- a CDS encoding glycosyltransferase; its protein translation is MLILQIITGALTFIYSIFILYLTIGALRTKTSKYKNSFKVSLIIPFRNEQKNLERCLLSILNQSYESNLIEIILIDDHSTDSSDLIAQKFDKYKNVKYLSLNNVLPHVSGKKAAIEYGIKNSTGEIIVTTDADCWHDKYWIENLISSFDSDTGFVAGPVIYANQKNIFQKLQTLEFGSLVAIGSAMINNKNPLIANGATCAYRRELFYDVNGFQDNSALVSGDEEFLMQKIHFQTKKIVKFCYLEDSLTYTDACVSLSDFLNQRMRWVSKVRYYRNKLMLLPLSLIYLFYFSLGVLFICSLFSISVLKIFLAVFFTKMILDFIFLSVSFRYLTLQKYLSYIPIAELLHIPFIIIIPALGYLKKFVWKGRTFAR
- a CDS encoding flippase-like domain-containing protein gives rise to the protein MLRTINLRVSARAKSIAAIIFKILISAVLVIYLVNRISVTKLIEAFDSLNYLFFSVGVLLSILNIYSQYIRWRYILKIQNTSVSKLDVIKSLFTGYSAGIITPIRVGEYLGRKIPLKEFTVTEIITMTVLDKFSLLLNVVFWGGITSIFFLSFYYKVSYLIVSSLFVLFSFFFYLIFLLLFSKKFYLHIQERRKNIKVKFKVVHTIVQQIDKLESTSFLKLTSLALFNYIILVVQFAFLVMTFESNGGYFYFILCSVLMFFAKTLVPSVTFGEIGIRESASVYFLGIYGVSEAAAFNAALMLFFLNLLLPSLIGLYFIIKSKFNFAS
- the bshC gene encoding bacillithiol biosynthesis cysteine-adding enzyme BshC; amino-acid sequence: MFINFSDIPESPNIFLDYLYEFENVAKFFPTNFRNEEHVSKVLSSVRKSEKERERLVAFLREQNPTGKVSSLTSSNIETLKFQNSFAVITGQQLGFATGPLYTIYKTITSIKLAKFLSEKYSDYNFVPVFWLEGDDHDFDEVRSFKVLDNENSITTISYDDGLDAETNRGPMGEYTFDMTVEHNFEKLKVSLRETEFKSSLIEMLSKHYHAGATFKSAFIGLMREFFDEYGLVIFDPQSGIVKDSLRNIFKKDVEQFRFIAEELILRSASLEELYHAQVKIKPINLFYIEDSGRYAIDPTETDFRLKGKRKKFAIEELFEQIDFFPEKISPNVILRPICQDYLFPTAFYVGGPSEISYHAQIVPYYEILNLTQPVLYPRASATIIESRVQQILDKHELKLQDFFHDNEQLALKIADSSSEIKVADIFSRVEKEFLAVFEGLSEDIGLIDQTLIDVVSGAKLKTDQYLNVVREKTLAAQKRKNEVIFRQIYKTSNVLYPDENLQERELNFIYFANKYGLDFIKFVYDNLAIDKFEHQIINL
- the ugpC gene encoding sn-glycerol-3-phosphate ABC transporter ATP-binding protein UgpC yields the protein MAEVKLINVKKVYEGNVVAAQDVNLTVKDKEFVVLVGPSGCGKSTTLRMVAGLEEITEGELYIDEKLMNDVPPKDRDIAMVFQNYALYPHMNVFDNMAFGLKIRKFSKDEIKNRVEEASKILGIENLLKRKPKQLSGGQRQRVAVGRAIVRKPKVFLFDEPLSNLDAKLRVQMRTEISKLHQRLEATMIYVTHDQVEAMTMGDRIVVMKDGIVHQIDTPLNLYYQPANKFVAGFIGSPSMNFISGKIISENGLKFKSINSDLVFEIKKMEDKNLNKYIDKKIFLGIRPEDFEITDAIGENPSTVLIQANIEVVEPMGKEEFLYFQIEGEQIIAKIDSSMNLKASMKTVLGFDLKRCYFFDADSERRI